A window from Hemicordylus capensis ecotype Gifberg chromosome 2, rHemCap1.1.pri, whole genome shotgun sequence encodes these proteins:
- the LST1 gene encoding leukocyte-specific transcript 1 protein isoform X1 — protein sequence MGSSTSQITPPPTTMGNNNCGCCSDKYYKAECYSFPNWALWTVGGIAFLLLVTSLILSICLCRTCKRTKKRRFSEDDNPEEVNLHYAELQNLPATSRGQCDGGTSSSPPPIVQNSDYATVAELMENTGEKNCCQEQKEDNEETDGVREGQSSVGEE from the exons ATGGGCTCTTCCACCTCCCAA aTCACACCACCACCCACTACGATGGGAAACAACaactgtggctgctgctctgaCAAATATTACAAAGCAG AATGCTATAGCTTCCCAAATTGGGCATTGTGGACTGTAGGAGGCATTGCCTTCCTATTGTTGGTGACGAGTCTTATCCTCTCCATATGTCTTTGCCGGACCTGCAAAAGGA caaagaagcgaaGATTTTCAGAG GACGATAACCCCGAGGAAGTTAATTTGCATTATGCTGAACTGCAGAACCTGCCAGCTACCAGCAGAGGGCAATGTGACGGGGGGACCAGCTCATCTCCTCCTCCCATAGTTCAGAACAGTGACTACGCTACTGTGGCAGAGTTAATGGAAAATACTGGCGAGAAAAACTGCTGCCAGGAACAGAAAGAAGACAACGAAGAGACGGATGGGGTCAGGGAAGGTCAATCATCTGTGGGAGAGGAGTGA
- the LST1 gene encoding leukocyte-specific transcript 1 protein isoform X2 produces MGNNNCGCCSDKYYKAECYSFPNWALWTVGGIAFLLLVTSLILSICLCRTCKRTKKRRFSEDDNPEEVNLHYAELQNLPATSRGQCDGGTSSSPPPIVQNSDYATVAELMENTGEKNCCQEQKEDNEETDGVREGQSSVGEE; encoded by the exons ATGGGAAACAACaactgtggctgctgctctgaCAAATATTACAAAGCAG AATGCTATAGCTTCCCAAATTGGGCATTGTGGACTGTAGGAGGCATTGCCTTCCTATTGTTGGTGACGAGTCTTATCCTCTCCATATGTCTTTGCCGGACCTGCAAAAGGA caaagaagcgaaGATTTTCAGAG GACGATAACCCCGAGGAAGTTAATTTGCATTATGCTGAACTGCAGAACCTGCCAGCTACCAGCAGAGGGCAATGTGACGGGGGGACCAGCTCATCTCCTCCTCCCATAGTTCAGAACAGTGACTACGCTACTGTGGCAGAGTTAATGGAAAATACTGGCGAGAAAAACTGCTGCCAGGAACAGAAAGAAGACAACGAAGAGACGGATGGGGTCAGGGAAGGTCAATCATCTGTGGGAGAGGAGTGA